TTGAAATGATCCATTCTCACTACCACTAGCCGCCTGATTAAGCGTTGACAATGTTGATGGAAGATCGACAAGCGTCTCCATGTAATATGCTCTGAATTCCTGATCCGCGATAACCACGTTTTTGCTTAGGAAATCCGAACTCTTTTTGAAATGGTCATGAAGTTGCTTTTCTATATCGTGAAGATCTTGTTCATGGATTCGCTGCAAATTTTACCACCTCTTCTGAAGTAGTATGTCGTGAAGAAAAAAAGTTTATTCAGAAAAGCACCTTCACTTTATATGCCCCAATTGAAGTTAATGCTGGGTTTATTTAATCCATCCTGAGGTAAATTATGTTGTTATTTTTGAACTGGAAACCAAAATTTAATATAATGTTGTAATGCACCAATGGTGGGAGGATAGGCCATGAACAAAGAGGAACAGGTCCTATTGGGTTTCAGGGACTTATATAACAAGCTGGTTTGGCTTAATAAAGATAAGATGGAAGAAAGTCTTAAGGGTTATAAGCCTTCTGAAGTACATTGCATCGAATACATTGAAAAAAATGCAGATTCCAATGTAACAAAGCTTGCGGAGTCCTTCTATATGACTCGAGGTGCGATAAGTAAATTAACGAAGAAGCTCATCGAAAAAGGCCTGATCGAAAGCTATCAGAAGTCGGATAACAAGAAAGAAATTTATTTTAGGCTTACGGAGCAAGGGAAAGTCATTTATCAAATCCATGAGGACCTGCACAACGAGTTTCACGAGCGAGATAAAGCCGTATTTGAACAGGTAACCGACGAACAATTTGACAGTATGCTTAACTTCGTGGACAAGTATAATCGGCATCTGGATGCAGAAATAAAGAAGCTGGGTACAGATCTGAAGTCGGAGTAAATCTGAATAATGAAGTTAAACTTAAGGCAGCCGGACTCTATTTTTGAGAACAGGCTGTTTTTTTATTGTTATTATTTTGTTGACAAGGAAACAAAGCAACTGTACGATATTAATGTTTCCAAGGAAATAAAATCACGCCTTCTGAGAGGAGAATTGAATGTTTAAATTTCGATTAAGATCACAACATACACAGAACAAAGAACAAACCATAAACAAACACGCTTTATTATTCGGTCTGATCTCTGAGTTCCTTTGCGGGATAGGCTTCAGTATTATCGCGCCTGTTGTCCCATTCTTAGTACAGCCTTATATAAGCAGTCCAGGACAACAAGCTATCGTTGTTACACTGCTGACCTCTGTTTATGCCTTTTGCGTATTTTTTGCGGCCCCTGTACTTGGAGCTCTGAGCGACAAATATGGCCGTCGTCCATTGCTCCTGATATGTCTTTTGGGTTCCGCAATCGGATACTTGGTTTTTGGCATAGGTGGAGCTCTCTGGGTACTCTTTGTGGGGCGTATCATCGAAGGGATAACCGGCGGAAGCATAGGCACAATCTTTGCATATTTTGCAGACATCATCCCACCGGAACAGAGAACCAAATACTTTGGATGGGTAAGTGCAGTTGTAGGTGTGGGCACCGTCATTGGCCCGACTGTAGGCGGATTACTCGCCAAAATTGATTATTCTGCACCCATGTATTTTGGAGCAATCATAACTTTGGTGAATGTGATATATGGATTCTTTTTTATGCCGGAGAGTCTTGCCAAGAAAAATAGACTGAAAGAAATTACAATGGCAAGACTTAATCCATTCATACAGCTTGCAAATCTGCTTTCCATGAAAAACTTGAACAGATTACTGATCTCAGCGTTCTTACTTTGGATCCCCAACGGATCTTTACAAGCCGTTTTCTCACAATTCTCAATGGATACTTTCAATTGGAAGCCTGCAATCATTGGACTTATGTTCTCCATTATGGGTGTCCAGGACATCCTCTCACAAGGTCTCATCATGCCCCAGCTTCTGAAAAGACTTAGTGATAAACAGATCGCCATTCTTGGAATGGTTTCAGAGATTATAGGCTACAGCCTCATTGCGTTATCTACTTTGTTCTCATTCTATCCACTGTTTATCGTGGGCATGTTTATCTTTGGTTTTGGTGATTCGATCTTCGGGCCTTCCTTCAATGGCATGCTTTCCAAGTCTGTCGACTCTAGTGAACAAGGAAGGATTCAAGGCGGGAGTCAATCTCTTCAGGCATTAGCTAGAATGATTGGTCCTATCATTGGAGGTCAAATCTATGTATCCCTTGGTCATGCAGCTCCCGCTATTATGGGTGTGATTCTTATCGCAGCGGCCATACCTGTTTTGTATAAGCGAACGCAAATGATTATTTAAAATGCCTGCTTTCATCAGGCAAGTATCGGATTGCTGGGAGTCGAGACACCATAGAACAGAGAATAGGGTTTCAGAACATAGGTACAGGTACTGAAACCCTATTTGTCTATAGTCCGGGATGTCAAGATAATGGATCCGCCTTTCCAAACTCCAGCACATCGATGGATGAAGGATGTAATACGTAACCACACTGCCAATTCTCGGTCAAAACACTTCGTTCTGTGTACTTCATATGATCGGGTTGAAAGGCGGGGAGCAATTTTTCAGCATCCAAAAAAAGTAAGCGTTCCCCATACCGGACATCGGCATGTTCAGGATCAGCTAGAGGTTCTCCGCATCATGATTGGAGGTACTTTATAATAGATTTTGAATGCTCTGGTAAATGAATATATATTCGGATAACCGAGCGACAAAGCAATCTCCGTAACGGTAACATCCGTATCCTTTAGAAGCTGTTTGGCCTTATCCATTCGTATTCTCTGCATGAATTTTAACGGGGGCAGACCAACCTGAGTGGTGAACATGTTGGAGAAGTAAGAACGATGTACCCCTGCGAAGTCGGCGACCTGCTGCACGGAAATGCCCTCTGTTGCATGCAATTCCATGTAATTCATGCATTCATGAATCCAGCCAGCCAATTCTGTAGGCTGTCCATAGTTGGTGTCTGGAACAAGACTGGCTAACAATCCATATACCAACCCGTGCAGCTCCAGCGATACTGCTGGCTTCCATCGTTCCACACATGCCAATGCATGAATTAAACGTTCCGACGTTTCCTGGACCTGAGTGGATATCATCTGTTTGCCGAACGGATTTTCAGGAGTCAAACCAGCCAGCTCCAATAAAGGTTTGACTTTAGGACCATCCAATGCCAGCCAGTTCATTTGCAGTGGAGATTCCGAGGGAAGCATGTGATAGTAATAGGTTCTCCCGGGAAACAGACAGAACAGATCATTCTTCTGCAAGTCTACCCGCTTGCCATCAAACTCAAGCCTGAGCCTACCTTCATACACAAAATGAAGACTATAACACTCGATACGTTTGGGACCAACCCGATAATTGGATTTCGCTATACTTCGCCCCGCCCGGACGGGCCAGATGTGTTCCTCTTTATCCAAATAACCTGGCTTATAGTCGATGAATTCTGCATGCTCATACTCATATTCCTGCATCGTAGGGAGCCCCCTCCTTCTCCTATTTTGTTTGATCGTAACAAAATGACAATAAAAATAAACTCCGGGCTATTTTGATTAAGTAAGACGAATCGGAGCGATTAAGATGTATTGGGACCTGTACATGATGTTTATACGTGTGGGTCTCGTTTCATTTGGTGGCGGTTATGCCGTTATTCCGATCATTCAACACGAGGTAACGGAAAAAGGATGGCTGACAAGCGCTGAATCCCAACAAACTGTAGCGCTGACCGTTACGGCTCCTGGCTCGATTGCAACCAAAGCCGCAACGTTGATTGGTTATTGGACGGCAGATTATATCGGAGCCGCTGTCTCTCTACAGGTATGATTTTGCCTTCACTCTTCGTAATTGTGCTACTCTCCGCCTTATTCTATCGGATGCACGACAATTCATGGGTAAAGTCCTCTTTATATGGCTTGCGCCCAGAGAGGACGACTGGCTAAATTCACTGTATTCAATGGTTTTTAAAAGGAGCAGCGATCACAGCATTAGCTGTCCTGGCTGCTCCCCTTCATATCTATTTTTACGATTGACGCAAATATAATCTGCTCGTTTCCTCCCAGATCTCTCCCGGCTGCAAACTAAATAATCCAGCTTCCTCGGCCTGCATATCCAGATTAGGTGCATTCACGAGATTGATCTGGGGTTCGGGACAGAAAAAACCTTCTTTCGCATGATTGTTCCAGATCATCCATTGTTTATAGGAAGTTCCCACATCGTAGATCAGTGTCACCCCATTCTTCATATCCTGAAGCTCCATCCGGTTTCTTCCATTTTGCGGTACAGCAGTGTAATGGTTATCCATTTCTGCAAAGAACGGATATACCCCTGAGTCACACATCTGCTCTTCCTCCTGAGTAAGGGACTGAAAACGTGTCGTTGGCAGCATACGTTGATCCAACTCCCACCTGTCTCCAATGGTCAGTTTAAGCTTGCAATCACGGGCCGATCCTCCCGGATTAAAGGGAGCGTTAATTGAGGTATGAAAAGCGATCAGGCACGGCATGCGGGAGCTTCCATGATTGCGAATCCGGACATGCTGCATGAGTCCATCGCTGCTCAGCGAGTAGCGTAATGTAATACTGAATTGAAAAGGAAAGCACACGTATACCGGATGAGATTCATCAACCGTAATGGACACGGAGACATGGCTTTCTTTCTCGGTATGTCCATACTCATCCACAACCCAGGGCGTATTATACAAAAATCCATGCAAATGATTGCCTGTTGCTTCCTCATTGACCGGAAACTGAAGTGTCTGCCCGTTCCAGGCAAACCGCCCGTCCTCATAACGATTCGGTGGAAACAGAACGGGGATTCCATGAATCATGGGTCTTGCCTTGAATGATTCCATCTCTTCCGGTGACGGTTCATGAAGGAAGCGAAGCCCTCGCTCAAGATCACGATAGGCGACCAGATTACCACCGATCTCCGGCAGCATAATGGCCTCACTGGAACCAAAGCGAAGGTAAATGGCCTTTTCCCCTTGAAAATCGCCTTCCCAGGAGCTACTTATCTCCTTTGTGTTCAACATACGTTTCCCCTCCTTATTTGCCAGCGGACAATGGATAATGTCCTTCAATGGCCCAAATCTGTTCCATCGGCATCTTGGGCTATCTGTCATACGTCAGCAGACTATTGATCTCCTGCTCCACATCCGTCAGCTGGTGTAACAAAATCCTTCTACTACGGGAGAATCCAATAGCGGCTGTACTACGGCATGCAATTGCTGTGCATGATGTTCAGCTCCCTGTCACCCCAGATTAATCTTGCGGATCACTTCCAGTGGCACTTTCGGTTTACGGTCTTCCGTTAACAGACCATTAATCTCCTGCTGCACATCGGTGACTTGTGTATAACAATAGCCCGAGATATAAGGAATGGCTTTAATCGCTTCGGTGATGGAACGGAAACGTTCAATAAAGGCTTCAACCGAGTCCACCTGATTGCCATAACCCCAGCCTTTATCCGATTGGAAAGCAATACCACCGAATTCACTGATGATAATGGGTTGTCCTTTGTAGTGGTAACCTTCCGCAAAAGCAAACTTCCATCGATTGGAAGCCATCATGTTATTTACGATCAAGTCCTTATCCTGATACCGTTCCAGAAAAGCTTCTCCCGTCTCCACATAATCATGGATTGTCAAAATATCCGATACCGTATGCTCCCAACCGTCGTTGGTAATGACCGGACGATACGGATCAATGGCTTTGGTCAGATGGTATATGGATTGCGTGAATTGCTGCTGCCTTACCTCGTGACCAATCGTCGGTATTCCCCACGATTCATTAAATGGCACCCAGGTAATGATGCTTGGATGGTTGTATTGCTGGGGTACAATTTCAAGCCATTCTTTGGTGAATCTACTCACGGCCTCATCATTAAACTCGAAGGTAGCTGCCATCTCTGACCAGACCAACATCCCTTTCACATCACACCAATACAAAAAGCGTGGATCTTCCAGTTTCATATGTTTACGAATTCCGTTATATCCCATCTCGGCAATTTTATCGATATCCTCAATCAGTGCTTCCACTGAAGGTGGGGTCAAATGGCTCTCCGTCCAATATCCCTGATCCAGAATCATTCTTTGATACAACGGAGCATTGTTCAGCAGAATTTGCCCATTTTCAATCGATATTTTCCGCATACCAAAATAGGAATGAACCCGATCGATTTCTTTCTCATCTTCGTACATCACAAACTCGATATCGTACAGGTTCGGTGAGCCCGGTGACCATAACGACTGTTTCCACGGCCCGCCTGCTTCATGTTTCACACTGGCTTCCACGGTCATCCAAGGTCTGTCTGGAGACAGGCTGATGGTTTGCACATGCTGACCCTTCAGCTCAATCCGTGTCTCCAAACGCAAATTGTTCTTGCCTTCGATCCCATTCAATTGAAAGTCCAAACGAATCATATGACGATCGATATCCGGTGTCATCTTGACTGCTTCAACCCTTGCTTCACTCACATGCTCCAGCCAAACACTTTTCCATATTCCCGTACTTTGCACATAAAAACATTCAAAATTGTCATCCACCCAGCGTTGTTTCCCCCGAGGCTGCATCGCACTCTGACTGTCTTCTACTTCAAGCACAATGTTATTCTCCGAGCCGTAAGTGATATAAGGGGTAATGTCGAATGAAAACGCAGCGTACCCCCCTTCATGTTCACCAACAACCGTTCCGTTCACCCAACATTTTGCGCGATAATCCACTCCCTGAAAATGCAGAATGCTCCGCTTTCCTTTTGCTTCCTGGGGAATCTGAACACTTCTCCGGTACCAGACCAGAGGATGAAATGTCTCAATCCCGATACCGCTCGCTTGGGTCTCATACGTGAAGGGAACCTTGATTTTCGTCCCTGCCGGAAACTGTTTCTGGACGTACCACTGCTCGCTTTCACCCGCCTGATTGTCATCAAAACTAAAATCCCATTCTCCATTCAAATCCACCCACTCATTGCGTACAAATTGCGGCCTTGGATAATCCTTGTTGTAAAATTTAGTAGTCATCTTGTTCTCTCCGATCTCCTCTGTATTTGGCTCATAGGCCTGAAAAAGTGTTAACCCTTAATACCGGACATGCTGATACCTTTAACAATCTGTTTCTCAAAAATGATAAACAATATAATGATAGGAACAGAAGCCACTGCATTGATAACCATTGGTTTAACGTAATCTTCTGAATACTGACCCATTAGCGTTGGGATACCCATTGGCAGCGTAAACAGATTATCATCAGTTATGGAAAGGAATGGCCATAAGAAATTGTTCCACGAGCCGATAAATGTCAGAATCGCCATGGATGCCATGGCCGGACGTGTCAAAGGCAGCATGATGCTGGTAAAGATTCGCCAAAAGCCTCCACCGTCAATTTGCACACTCTCCAGCAGATCATTCGGAACCCCATCGAAGAAGCTTTTGAGCACGATGACAGCCACTGGTGAAGCCAAAGCAGGAATGATCAATCCACTGTATGAGTTCAGCAAATGCAAATCCTTGGCTACTTGATAGAGTGGAATAATGGTTGCCTCTCCGGGGATAAGTAATCCACCAAGAATGAAAAAGAAAACAAATGTACGGAAACGAAACGGTACTTTGGACAGAGCAAATCCAGCCATCGCCGCGAAAATAACAGTTAATACGGTCACAACCACTGCGACAAACAAACTGTTAACCACCCACTGCGACAGCTTTGTTGTTGTCAGAATTTCGTTATAGACAGCAAGTGAGTAAGGCGGTTTAAACCAGTCCAGGACCGTAATAATCTTCATGCCTTCTTCTTTAATGGAGACCATCAGCATCCACACTAGTGGGGCCGCAAACATAACCGCCATCAACGCAGAACCTGTGCGATATAACCATTTCATCAGTATTCCGCCCCTTTCCGGTTAGTCATCCAGTATTGCAGCGCCGACAGCACCAGCAGGATTACGAATAAAATATAGGACATCGTTGCGGCATAACCCAGGTTATTGTTCTTGAATCCGGTTTGATAGATCAGCTGAATAATTGGACGTGTCTGATCCAGCGGTCCCCCGCCAGTAATAACATAAATTTGCATAAAGACCTTGTATGAAGCGATAATTTGCAACATGGTAATGGTTTTGGTCAGTGGCGTCAGATAAGGAAGCGTAATCCTCCAAAATATTTGTGTATCACTTGCACCATCCAACCTTGCTGCTTCATAAATTTCATCCGGTATTTCCTGCATGGCGGAAAGATACAAAATAAAGTTAAATCCAACTGTCCACCACAAGGTAATTACGGTAATAACGACCCAGGCGAGTCCGGTCTCCGTCAGCCAGAAAATTTCGGCATTTTGAGGCAATAATCTGACAAGGTGCAGGACGGAATTGACAAACCCGGTATAAGGCTGAAATACGAATAAACCCAGATAAGCTGCGACGGCGACGGAGAGTACGCTTGGTATAAAGAAGATGATCCGGTAGAACTTTTGCAATGACGATTTTCGGTTGGCGATCAAGGCCAGCAAAATCGCGAGTATAATCATGGTCGGTGTACTCAAGAAAACAAAGAAGGTTGAATGCCAGATCGCTTCCCAAACCTCTCTGTCCTGAAACACTTTTCGGAAGTTATCCAGGCCAATAAAATCCATTTTCTTGATCAGCGTCCATTTGTAGAAGGTCATCTCCACACCTTTAATCATGGGCCAGATCGTAAATAAACCATAAATAATTAAGAATGGAAGCAGAAATACCAGTGCCTGCATATCCGCCCTCATTTTTTTGATCTTCATATGCGTCTCCCCTTTGATTGGCACGCAAGCCAGCGATTTCTTATCTAGAGATGGTGAATGCGCAGGCTTGCGTGACCCGTCTTCCTTCTATTCACTCACTATTTTCTGAATGGCTGTCTCCATGTTGTTCATGGCATCTGCCGGGGTCATCTTGTTCGCCCATACTTCATTCAAAAATTTAAAGGCAGCTTCATCGCGGATTTGTGCATTTTTGGTGGAATGTTTGCTGAATTTAACTACACTTGCTACTTCGGAATAATCACTGCGGTATGGCAGATCCTTGAATTCCTGTTTTTCCAGCACGGATGGCTTGGATGGAATATGTCCGGCTTTCGCCCAGACCTGACCATTGTCAGCAACCCAGTCAGCAAAAGTCATCGCGGCTTTTCGCTTAGCCGGGTCCTCATCCTTCGTCAGTGGCAAAACAATGGTGTGGGAATCTCCCCATGTTGCTTCCTGATCGTAGAATTTCGGAATTGGCATAGCTCCAAACTCAAGTCCTTTGGTGGATTCCCATGTTCCTGTCGTCCAAACCCCTGTCATGATAATAGCGGCTGTTCCACTTTGAAAGTTTTTATAGAAGTCCGGATCATTTTTCTTGATATAACCTTCGGTGTAGAGCTTCTGAATATAGTCAGCGGCTTTGATGCCTTTCTCCTTATCAATAGCTGCGGACTTCAGATCATCCGACACCACGTCGTTACCACCCAAC
Above is a window of Paenibacillus sp. E222 DNA encoding:
- a CDS encoding AraC family transcriptional regulator is translated as MQEYEYEHAEFIDYKPGYLDKEEHIWPVRAGRSIAKSNYRVGPKRIECYSLHFVYEGRLRLEFDGKRVDLQKNDLFCLFPGRTYYYHMLPSESPLQMNWLALDGPKVKPLLELAGLTPENPFGKQMISTQVQETSERLIHALACVERWKPAVSLELHGLVYGLLASLVPDTNYGQPTELAGWIHECMNYMELHATEGISVQQVADFAGVHRSYFSNMFTTQVGLPPLKFMQRIRMDKAKQLLKDTDVTVTEIALSLGYPNIYSFTRAFKIYYKVPPIMMRRTSS
- a CDS encoding aldose 1-epimerase — encoded protein: MLNTKEISSSWEGDFQGEKAIYLRFGSSEAIMLPEIGGNLVAYRDLERGLRFLHEPSPEEMESFKARPMIHGIPVLFPPNRYEDGRFAWNGQTLQFPVNEEATGNHLHGFLYNTPWVVDEYGHTEKESHVSVSITVDESHPVYVCFPFQFSITLRYSLSSDGLMQHVRIRNHGSSRMPCLIAFHTSINAPFNPGGSARDCKLKLTIGDRWELDQRMLPTTRFQSLTQEEEQMCDSGVYPFFAEMDNHYTAVPQNGRNRMELQDMKNGVTLIYDVGTSYKQWMIWNNHAKEGFFCPEPQINLVNAPNLDMQAEEAGLFSLQPGEIWEETSRLYLRQS
- a CDS encoding MarR family transcriptional regulator, with amino-acid sequence MNKEEQVLLGFRDLYNKLVWLNKDKMEESLKGYKPSEVHCIEYIEKNADSNVTKLAESFYMTRGAISKLTKKLIEKGLIESYQKSDNKKEIYFRLTEQGKVIYQIHEDLHNEFHERDKAVFEQVTDEQFDSMLNFVDKYNRHLDAEIKKLGTDLKSE
- a CDS encoding glycoside hydrolase family 2 protein: MTTKFYNKDYPRPQFVRNEWVDLNGEWDFSFDDNQAGESEQWYVQKQFPAGTKIKVPFTYETQASGIGIETFHPLVWYRRSVQIPQEAKGKRSILHFQGVDYRAKCWVNGTVVGEHEGGYAAFSFDITPYITYGSENNIVLEVEDSQSAMQPRGKQRWVDDNFECFYVQSTGIWKSVWLEHVSEARVEAVKMTPDIDRHMIRLDFQLNGIEGKNNLRLETRIELKGQHVQTISLSPDRPWMTVEASVKHEAGGPWKQSLWSPGSPNLYDIEFVMYEDEKEIDRVHSYFGMRKISIENGQILLNNAPLYQRMILDQGYWTESHLTPPSVEALIEDIDKIAEMGYNGIRKHMKLEDPRFLYWCDVKGMLVWSEMAATFEFNDEAVSRFTKEWLEIVPQQYNHPSIITWVPFNESWGIPTIGHEVRQQQFTQSIYHLTKAIDPYRPVITNDGWEHTVSDILTIHDYVETGEAFLERYQDKDLIVNNMMASNRWKFAFAEGYHYKGQPIIISEFGGIAFQSDKGWGYGNQVDSVEAFIERFRSITEAIKAIPYISGYCYTQVTDVQQEINGLLTEDRKPKVPLEVIRKINLG
- a CDS encoding chromate transporter, yielding MYWDLYMMFIRVGLVSFGGGYAVIPIIQHEVTEKGWLTSAESQQTVALTVTAPGSIATKAATLIGYWTADYIGAAVSLQV
- a CDS encoding carbohydrate ABC transporter permease, yielding MKWLYRTGSALMAVMFAAPLVWMLMVSIKEEGMKIITVLDWFKPPYSLAVYNEILTTTKLSQWVVNSLFVAVVVTVLTVIFAAMAGFALSKVPFRFRTFVFFFILGGLLIPGEATIIPLYQVAKDLHLLNSYSGLIIPALASPVAVIVLKSFFDGVPNDLLESVQIDGGGFWRIFTSIMLPLTRPAMASMAILTFIGSWNNFLWPFLSITDDNLFTLPMGIPTLMGQYSEDYVKPMVINAVASVPIIILFIIFEKQIVKGISMSGIKG
- a CDS encoding carbohydrate ABC transporter permease, translating into MKIKKMRADMQALVFLLPFLIIYGLFTIWPMIKGVEMTFYKWTLIKKMDFIGLDNFRKVFQDREVWEAIWHSTFFVFLSTPTMIILAILLALIANRKSSLQKFYRIIFFIPSVLSVAVAAYLGLFVFQPYTGFVNSVLHLVRLLPQNAEIFWLTETGLAWVVITVITLWWTVGFNFILYLSAMQEIPDEIYEAARLDGASDTQIFWRITLPYLTPLTKTITMLQIIASYKVFMQIYVITGGGPLDQTRPIIQLIYQTGFKNNNLGYAATMSYILFVILLVLSALQYWMTNRKGAEY
- a CDS encoding MFS transporter, encoding MFKFRLRSQHTQNKEQTINKHALLFGLISEFLCGIGFSIIAPVVPFLVQPYISSPGQQAIVVTLLTSVYAFCVFFAAPVLGALSDKYGRRPLLLICLLGSAIGYLVFGIGGALWVLFVGRIIEGITGGSIGTIFAYFADIIPPEQRTKYFGWVSAVVGVGTVIGPTVGGLLAKIDYSAPMYFGAIITLVNVIYGFFFMPESLAKKNRLKEITMARLNPFIQLANLLSMKNLNRLLISAFLLWIPNGSLQAVFSQFSMDTFNWKPAIIGLMFSIMGVQDILSQGLIMPQLLKRLSDKQIAILGMVSEIIGYSLIALSTLFSFYPLFIVGMFIFGFGDSIFGPSFNGMLSKSVDSSEQGRIQGGSQSLQALARMIGPIIGGQIYVSLGHAAPAIMGVILIAAAIPVLYKRTQMII